A genomic region of Dickeya solani IPO 2222 contains the following coding sequences:
- a CDS encoding TerC family protein encodes MLMWLADPNAWLTLFTLTLLEIILGIDNIIFLSIVVARLPRAQQPRARFTGLAGAMLMRLSLLASIAWLMHLTDPLFTVANRALSARDLILLTGGLFLIIKSSGEIRAMLAGEEEAQRRSRTTAFWGAIVQIMLLDIIFSLDSVITAVGLSQHLLIMMLAVVLGVVIMMLAARTIGEFIDAHPSVKMLALAFLILVGGTLMLDSLQIHVPKGYVYFAMFFTIGVEILNLARQHRHHPALETRLSEQ; translated from the coding sequence ATGTTGATGTGGCTGGCCGATCCCAACGCCTGGCTGACCTTGTTCACCCTGACATTGCTGGAAATCATCCTCGGTATCGACAACATTATTTTTCTGTCCATCGTCGTCGCCCGGCTGCCGCGCGCTCAACAGCCTCGTGCCCGTTTTACCGGGCTGGCGGGCGCAATGCTGATGAGGCTGTCGCTGCTGGCCTCGATAGCCTGGCTGATGCACCTCACCGACCCGCTGTTTACCGTCGCCAATCGCGCACTTTCCGCCCGCGACCTGATCCTGCTGACCGGCGGCCTGTTTTTGATTATCAAATCCAGCGGCGAGATTCGCGCCATGCTGGCAGGGGAAGAAGAGGCGCAACGCCGCAGCCGCACCACCGCGTTCTGGGGCGCGATCGTGCAGATCATGCTGCTGGATATCATCTTCAGTCTGGATTCGGTGATTACCGCGGTCGGGCTGTCGCAGCACCTGCTGATCATGATGCTGGCGGTGGTGCTGGGCGTAGTGATCATGATGCTGGCGGCGCGAACCATCGGCGAATTTATCGATGCGCACCCGTCAGTCAAAATGCTGGCGCTGGCGTTTCTGATTCTGGTAGGCGGCACCCTGATGCTGGACAGCCTGCAAATCCATGTGCCCAAAGGCTACGTCTACTTCGCCATGTTCTTTACCATCGGCGTGGAGATACTCAATCTGGCGCGCCAACACAGGCATCACCCGGCGCTGGAAACGCGCCTCAGCGAGCAGTAA
- a CDS encoding sialidase family protein, with the protein MTTETITIERSGLVHAADNDSQRIDAYIPSERPQNHAANLLHLPNGDVLCVWFGGTQEGVSDISIYLSRLVKGSGQWTPAVKLSDDPMRSEQNPVLFLAPDGVLWLLYTAQKSGNQDTAIVRYRQSLDQGYTWGDIGTLLEQPGTFIRQPITVLSNGDWLLPVFYCRTQPGEKWVGNDDISAVKISSDQGKTWRESVVPNSTGCVHMNITPLKDGSLLALFRSRWADCIYRSHSTDGGETWSEPVPTVLPNNNSSIQVTTLDNGHLALVFNAMSAEGATERRLSLYDEIEDEEENDAKMPEVSSGRSAFWGAPRAPMTLAISEDGGKTWPWQRNLEVGDGYCMTNNSTEKLNREFSYPSIKQGPDGKLHIAFTYFRQAIKYVCVSEEWVKG; encoded by the coding sequence ATGACGACCGAAACCATTACCATCGAACGCAGCGGCCTGGTTCATGCGGCAGACAACGACAGCCAGCGTATTGACGCCTACATCCCGTCGGAACGCCCGCAGAATCACGCAGCCAACCTGCTGCACCTGCCTAACGGCGACGTGCTGTGCGTCTGGTTTGGCGGCACCCAGGAAGGGGTGTCGGACATCTCGATTTATCTGTCGCGGCTGGTGAAAGGGAGCGGGCAATGGACGCCCGCCGTTAAACTCTCCGACGACCCGATGCGTTCCGAGCAGAACCCGGTGCTGTTCCTGGCGCCGGACGGCGTGCTGTGGTTACTGTACACCGCGCAGAAATCCGGTAATCAGGACACCGCCATCGTGCGTTACCGTCAGTCGCTGGATCAGGGCTACACCTGGGGCGACATCGGCACACTGCTGGAGCAGCCCGGTACTTTCATCCGCCAGCCGATTACCGTGCTGTCCAACGGCGACTGGCTGCTGCCGGTGTTCTACTGCCGCACCCAGCCGGGTGAAAAATGGGTCGGCAACGACGACATCAGCGCGGTAAAAATCTCCAGCGATCAGGGTAAAACCTGGCGTGAATCGGTGGTGCCGAACAGCACCGGTTGCGTACACATGAACATTACGCCGCTCAAAGACGGTTCTCTGCTGGCGCTGTTCCGCAGCCGCTGGGCTGATTGTATCTACCGCAGCCACTCCACCGACGGCGGCGAAACCTGGTCTGAACCGGTGCCGACCGTGCTGCCCAACAACAACTCGTCCATTCAGGTGACCACGCTGGACAACGGTCATCTGGCGCTGGTGTTCAACGCCATGAGCGCCGAAGGCGCCACCGAACGCCGTCTGTCGCTGTATGACGAAATCGAGGACGAAGAAGAAAACGACGCCAAAATGCCGGAGGTCTCGTCCGGACGCAGCGCCTTCTGGGGTGCGCCGCGCGCGCCGATGACGCTGGCGATCTCCGAAGACGGCGGGAAAACCTGGCCGTGGCAGCGCAATCTGGAAGTGGGCGACGGTTACTGCATGACCAACAACTCGACCGAGAAGCTCAACCGCGAGTTTTCCTACCCCAGCATCAAGCAGGGGCCGGACGGCAAGCTGCACATCGCCTTTACCTACTTCCGGCAGGCCATCAAGTACGTCTGCGTCAGCGAAGAGTGGGTCAAGGGTTAA
- a CDS encoding dihydrodipicolinate synthase family protein, with amino-acid sequence MTRPITGVLTAIVTPFDHQGEFSPAAMRQQVQRQMRYGNGIFCNGTNGEFFVLHTDEKVAVTETCVDEVAGKVPVVAHIGEISTRETIKLGKRIAALGVDAVSVITPYFVPLKQSELIAHYREVADALPVPIFLYNIPARTGNTLQPETVRILADHPNIIGIKDSAGSYESLSGFLQAVKDMPNCDVLNGPDSLIHQGFVDGCSACISGLANVAPEAISQIWHRFHAGDIEGSRLAQEQVSELRKTLYAVAFSPAVVKKALTLMGQDVGVSRYPIQFSQQDEDTIRAIIKPFSH; translated from the coding sequence ATGACTAGACCGATTACGGGCGTACTGACGGCGATCGTCACGCCTTTTGACCATCAGGGGGAATTTAGCCCCGCCGCTATGCGCCAGCAGGTTCAACGCCAGATGCGCTACGGCAACGGCATTTTCTGTAACGGCACCAACGGCGAGTTCTTTGTACTGCACACCGATGAAAAGGTGGCCGTCACCGAAACCTGCGTTGATGAAGTCGCCGGCAAGGTGCCGGTGGTGGCGCACATCGGGGAAATCTCCACCCGTGAAACCATCAAGCTCGGCAAGCGTATCGCCGCGCTGGGCGTGGATGCGGTGTCGGTGATCACCCCTTACTTTGTGCCGCTCAAACAAAGCGAGCTGATCGCGCACTACCGCGAAGTGGCGGACGCGCTGCCGGTGCCGATATTCCTGTATAACATTCCGGCCCGCACCGGCAACACCCTGCAGCCAGAGACAGTGCGGATTCTGGCGGATCATCCCAACATCATCGGCATCAAAGACAGCGCCGGCAGCTATGAAAGCCTGAGCGGTTTCCTGCAAGCGGTGAAAGACATGCCGAACTGCGACGTGCTCAACGGGCCGGACTCACTGATCCATCAGGGGTTTGTCGACGGCTGTTCCGCCTGTATTTCCGGCCTCGCCAACGTGGCGCCGGAAGCCATCAGCCAAATCTGGCACCGTTTCCACGCTGGCGATATCGAAGGCTCCCGCCTGGCGCAGGAGCAGGTGAGCGAACTGCGTAAAACGCTGTACGCGGTGGCGTTCTCCCCTGCGGTGGTGAAAAAGGCGCTGACGCTGATGGGACAGGATGTGGGCGTCAGCCGTTACCCGATTCAGTTCTCACAACAAGACGAAGATACCATTCGCGCCATTATCAAACCGTTCTCGCACTGA
- a CDS encoding SDR family NAD(P)-dependent oxidoreductase, with the protein MSGQKQAVITGSSSGIGAAITATLLAAGWKVVGLSRQPGAHQHPNFTHHPLDITDTPELIALLDSLPAVDAVIHAAGVMKAATLGSLSYADSEQLWKLHIQVAEVLADRLVDKLPQGGRIVLLGSRTSSGAAGRSQYVATKSAMIGMVRSWAAELAPRGITVNIVAPGATETPMLNQPGRQSSPPKLPPIGRFIQPQEVADLVAYLLSPSAAAITGQQLVICGGASL; encoded by the coding sequence ATGTCAGGACAAAAACAGGCAGTGATCACCGGCAGCAGCTCCGGCATCGGCGCCGCCATTACCGCCACCCTGCTGGCGGCGGGCTGGAAGGTTGTCGGGCTATCGCGTCAGCCGGGCGCGCATCAGCACCCGAACTTTACGCATCACCCGCTGGATATCACCGATACACCGGAGCTTATCGCGTTGCTGGACAGCCTGCCCGCCGTCGATGCGGTGATTCACGCCGCCGGGGTGATGAAAGCCGCAACGCTGGGCTCGCTGTCATACGCCGACAGCGAGCAACTGTGGAAGCTGCATATTCAGGTCGCCGAAGTGCTGGCCGACCGGCTGGTGGACAAACTGCCGCAGGGCGGCCGCATCGTCCTGCTGGGTAGCCGCACATCCAGCGGCGCTGCCGGGCGTAGCCAGTACGTCGCCACCAAGTCGGCGATGATCGGCATGGTGAGAAGCTGGGCGGCGGAACTGGCGCCGCGCGGCATTACCGTCAATATCGTAGCACCAGGCGCCACCGAAACGCCGATGCTGAATCAGCCAGGGCGGCAAAGCTCGCCGCCGAAACTGCCGCCGATCGGTCGGTTTATCCAGCCGCAGGAAGTGGCGGATCTGGTGGCGTACCTGTTGTCGCCTTCAGCGGCGGCCATCACCGGACAACAACTGGTGATCTGCGGCGGCGCCTCGTTATAG
- a CDS encoding sodium:solute symporter family protein, with protein sequence MNHFDLTDTLIIVGIIVVYIALTSLLTLRLRSNSNSEFMEGSRALPAFIVGVLLMTEFIGAKSTVGTSQAAFESGIAASWSVIGAAIGFLLFGMILVKKIYNTGKITISGAIAERYGNTTKNIISIIMIYALLLVNVGNYVSGAAAISTVLKVSLPVAALITAIVSTFYFYFGGIKGVAYVTLIHSGMKYIGVMVILFVALKMTGGITPMVEKMPEFYWTWDGNIGASTIGAWLIGTIGSIFCTQFVIQAIASTKDEKSAKRATWIAFLFCMPIALAIAIIGVAAKFVHPEIKSLYALPIFLQDMNPWLAGLVTTSLVASIFISVSTVALAIASLVVKDFYVPYCKPTPEKEFKMTRVFSLIIGFLPLVFVLLVPEVLKLSFFTRAIRLSISVVAMVAFYLPFFSSSRGINTGLILSCVVTSIWYIMGNPFGIDNMYIALLTPAVVMVIDRLIPNKAAKTKQQTEPSIPHSGA encoded by the coding sequence ATGAACCATTTTGATCTGACAGACACACTTATCATCGTCGGGATAATTGTCGTCTACATCGCCCTTACATCCTTGCTGACCTTGCGGCTGCGCAGTAATTCCAACTCGGAATTCATGGAAGGTTCGCGCGCGTTGCCGGCGTTTATCGTCGGCGTGCTGCTGATGACCGAGTTTATCGGCGCCAAGTCTACGGTCGGTACCTCACAGGCGGCCTTTGAAAGCGGTATCGCCGCGTCCTGGTCGGTGATCGGCGCCGCCATCGGCTTCCTGCTGTTCGGGATGATTCTGGTGAAAAAGATCTATAACACCGGGAAAATCACTATTTCTGGCGCTATCGCCGAACGCTATGGCAATACCACCAAGAATATTATCTCCATCATCATGATCTACGCGCTGTTGCTGGTTAACGTGGGTAACTACGTCAGCGGCGCCGCCGCCATTTCCACCGTACTGAAAGTGAGCCTGCCGGTCGCGGCGCTGATTACCGCCATCGTCAGTACCTTCTACTTCTACTTCGGCGGCATCAAAGGCGTGGCGTACGTGACGCTGATCCACAGCGGCATGAAATACATCGGGGTGATGGTCATTCTGTTCGTGGCGTTGAAAATGACCGGCGGCATTACACCGATGGTCGAGAAGATGCCGGAGTTCTACTGGACCTGGGACGGCAACATCGGCGCCAGCACTATCGGTGCATGGCTTATCGGCACCATCGGTTCCATTTTCTGCACCCAGTTCGTGATTCAGGCTATCGCTTCCACCAAGGATGAGAAATCCGCCAAACGCGCGACCTGGATTGCATTCCTGTTCTGTATGCCGATCGCGCTGGCGATTGCGATTATCGGCGTCGCCGCCAAATTCGTACATCCGGAAATCAAGAGCCTGTACGCCCTGCCGATCTTCCTGCAGGACATGAACCCCTGGCTGGCTGGCTTAGTGACCACCTCGTTGGTGGCGTCCATCTTCATCAGCGTCAGTACCGTTGCGCTGGCGATCGCTTCGCTGGTCGTGAAAGATTTCTACGTGCCTTATTGCAAACCGACGCCGGAAAAAGAGTTCAAGATGACCCGCGTGTTCTCGCTGATCATCGGTTTCCTGCCGCTGGTGTTCGTGCTGCTGGTGCCGGAAGTGCTGAAGCTGTCGTTCTTCACCCGCGCCATTCGCCTGTCGATTTCCGTGGTGGCGATGGTCGCCTTCTACCTGCCGTTCTTCAGTAGTTCCCGTGGCATCAACACCGGTCTGATCCTGTCCTGCGTGGTCACATCCATCTGGTACATAATGGGTAACCCGTTCGGCATCGACAATATGTACATTGCGCTGTTGACCCCGGCAGTGGTGATGGTTATCGACCGTCTGATCCCCAACAAGGCGGCGAAGACCAAACAGCAAACCGAACCCTCCATACCTCATTCTGGAGCATAA
- the yacL gene encoding protein YacL: MDYEFLRDVTGQVVVRMSMGHEAVGHWLNEEVKGQQAVLDEVEAAVRELAGSERQWERAGHEYTLLLDSEEVMVRANQLAFETDELEEGMSYYDEESLSLCGLEDFLELLEKYRAFVDKS; the protein is encoded by the coding sequence ATGGACTATGAATTTTTGCGTGATGTGACCGGGCAGGTGGTGGTCCGGATGTCGATGGGCCATGAAGCGGTAGGGCACTGGCTGAATGAAGAGGTCAAGGGTCAGCAGGCGGTGCTGGATGAAGTGGAAGCCGCGGTTCGTGAACTGGCCGGCAGCGAGCGCCAGTGGGAACGCGCCGGCCACGAATACACGCTATTGCTGGACAGCGAAGAAGTGATGGTGCGTGCCAATCAGCTGGCGTTTGAAACCGACGAGCTGGAAGAAGGCATGAGTTATTACGATGAAGAAAGCCTGTCGCTGTGCGGGCTGGAAGACTTTCTGGAGTTACTGGAGAAATACCGGGCGTTTGTCGACAAGTCCTGA
- a CDS encoding YhcH/YjgK/YiaL family protein has product MIAGNLNYLPLATLPEPLWRILSGFTLDQLNALPEGKYQPDGVDWFYSIGTVSTAPKAERHTEFHRRFLDIQLILAGEEIIGYDLNDAGDRAAIERKPDLFILEQPQVPHAIRLAAGDFVTFYPGEPHQALCAINDQPAPVKKAVFKVPVELLNAPR; this is encoded by the coding sequence ATGATCGCAGGCAATCTGAATTATCTGCCGCTGGCGACGTTACCCGAGCCGCTGTGGCGTATTCTTTCCGGTTTCACGCTCGACCAGTTAAACGCCCTGCCGGAAGGCAAGTACCAGCCGGACGGCGTTGACTGGTTCTACTCCATCGGTACCGTCTCCACCGCCCCGAAAGCCGAACGTCATACCGAATTCCACCGCCGTTTTCTCGATATTCAACTGATTCTCGCCGGTGAAGAGATCATCGGTTACGACCTGAATGACGCCGGCGATCGCGCCGCGATCGAACGCAAACCAGACCTGTTCATTCTGGAACAGCCGCAGGTGCCGCATGCCATCCGGCTGGCCGCCGGGGATTTCGTCACCTTCTATCCAGGCGAACCGCATCAGGCGCTGTGCGCAATCAACGACCAGCCGGCACCGGTGAAAAAAGCAGTGTTCAAGGTGCCGGTCGAACTACTGAACGCACCGAGGTAA
- the dtnK gene encoding D-threonate kinase, with translation MPDRRELTRILVVADDFTGANDAGVGLALQGARVNVMFDAAAIRAGQPDDALVVNTDSRAVAASLAAERTAQAVEMWRKSGAHGWIVKKVDSTLRGNPGAEIEAALNAADLSLALIAPAAPALGRITRDGQVWVHGKLLTDTEFASDPKTPVCSASIGERLAEQTGLAQAALSLNEVRYGDLAARLQQLQHSGIRLVVLDAECQQDLDRIIAAAAQLAEKPLLVGSAGLSEALAQHLAFPAPCRALLAVIGSMSEIAQLQIKAVSQRPDVTLIDLDIAGLLATGDDTLAQTCRQAASTLAAGRHCVIRTCHDDNQRFEVDRLCQRYGMSRQQLGETISRRLGELTRHIVQRQRPGGLYLSGGDIAIAAATALEASGFRINGQIASCVPWGRLLDSLVGDIPVMTKAGGFGDEATLLNVLRFIEESVCE, from the coding sequence ATGCCGGACAGGCGTGAACTCACTCGGATATTGGTAGTGGCGGATGACTTCACCGGCGCCAATGATGCAGGCGTCGGACTGGCGCTGCAGGGCGCACGGGTGAATGTGATGTTTGACGCCGCGGCGATCCGTGCCGGGCAGCCGGACGACGCGCTGGTGGTCAACACCGACAGCCGCGCGGTCGCGGCCTCGCTGGCGGCGGAACGTACCGCACAGGCGGTAGAAATGTGGCGCAAGAGCGGCGCGCACGGCTGGATTGTCAAAAAGGTGGACTCCACGCTGCGCGGCAATCCAGGCGCGGAAATTGAAGCCGCGCTGAACGCCGCCGATCTGTCGCTGGCACTGATAGCGCCTGCGGCGCCGGCGCTGGGTCGCATCACCCGCGACGGGCAGGTATGGGTGCACGGTAAATTGCTGACCGATACCGAGTTCGCCAGCGACCCGAAAACGCCGGTGTGTTCGGCGTCAATCGGTGAGCGGCTGGCGGAACAGACCGGCCTGGCGCAGGCAGCGCTGTCCCTGAACGAGGTTCGCTACGGCGATCTGGCGGCGCGGCTGCAACAGTTGCAACACAGCGGGATACGGCTGGTGGTGCTGGACGCCGAATGTCAGCAGGATCTCGACCGTATTATTGCGGCGGCGGCTCAACTGGCGGAAAAACCGCTGCTGGTCGGCTCTGCCGGGCTGAGCGAGGCGCTGGCGCAGCATCTGGCGTTTCCGGCGCCCTGCCGCGCGTTGCTGGCGGTGATTGGTTCGATGAGTGAAATCGCTCAATTGCAGATCAAGGCGGTCAGCCAGCGGCCGGACGTCACGCTGATTGACCTGGATATCGCCGGGTTGCTGGCGACTGGCGACGATACGCTGGCGCAAACGTGCCGGCAGGCGGCGTCGACGCTGGCGGCAGGCCGTCACTGCGTGATTCGTACCTGCCACGATGATAACCAGCGATTTGAGGTGGACCGTCTGTGCCAGCGCTACGGCATGAGCCGTCAGCAACTGGGAGAGACGATCAGTCGCCGGCTGGGCGAGCTAACGCGGCACATTGTGCAGCGTCAGCGGCCGGGCGGGCTCTATTTATCCGGCGGAGATATCGCCATTGCCGCGGCAACCGCACTGGAGGCCAGCGGATTCCGCATCAATGGACAGATTGCTTCCTGCGTACCCTGGGGGCGTCTACTGGACAGTCTGGTGGGCGATATTCCCGTGATGACGAAAGCGGGCGGGTTTGGCGATGAAGCTACCCTGCTGAATGTATTGCGTTTTATTGAGGAGAGCGTGTGTGAGTAA
- a CDS encoding iron-containing alcohol dehydrogenase, whose protein sequence is MNINSTLISGYQALQDLGYLLRGRQHVLLVTDKNIVGLAGVQALIAQLKAGVPQLSLIDNVPAEPSQHDVAAVLQQLPATQPDLVVGVGGGSVLDVAKLLSLLCAGEEGITLDSLLEGRKPTRRTTSLLIPTTAGTGSEATPNAILAIPEKETKVGIITPVMLPDYVALVPELTTSMPAHIAASTGIDALCHLIECFTATIANPVADNYALIGMKKLFANIETAVNEPDNLEARLNMLWASYYGGASIAHSGTHLVHAMSYPLGGKYHIPHGVANAILLAPCMRFVQHAAAEKFAQAYDLLPDADLSLNTEQKAQALVDYFTALVKRLNLPSSLQQLGISPDHLPYLVESALQVQRLMKNVPTAVTAEDVHAIYSTLF, encoded by the coding sequence ATGAATATCAACAGCACCCTCATCAGCGGTTATCAGGCACTTCAGGATTTGGGCTACCTCCTGCGCGGCAGGCAGCACGTGCTGCTGGTGACGGACAAAAATATCGTGGGGCTGGCCGGGGTACAGGCCCTGATCGCGCAACTGAAAGCGGGCGTGCCGCAACTGTCCCTGATAGATAATGTGCCGGCCGAACCCAGCCAGCATGATGTGGCTGCTGTGCTGCAACAGTTGCCGGCCACGCAGCCGGACCTGGTGGTCGGCGTGGGCGGCGGCAGCGTGCTGGACGTGGCGAAACTGCTGTCGCTGCTGTGCGCCGGTGAAGAGGGCATCACGCTCGACAGCCTGCTGGAAGGCCGCAAGCCGACACGCCGCACTACCTCTCTGTTGATCCCAACCACCGCCGGCACCGGCTCTGAAGCCACGCCGAACGCTATTCTGGCGATCCCGGAGAAAGAAACCAAAGTCGGCATCATCACCCCGGTCATGCTGCCGGATTACGTGGCGCTGGTGCCGGAGCTGACCACCAGCATGCCGGCGCATATCGCCGCGTCGACCGGCATTGATGCACTGTGCCACCTGATCGAATGTTTCACCGCCACCATCGCCAACCCGGTAGCGGACAACTACGCGCTGATCGGCATGAAGAAGCTGTTCGCCAACATCGAAACCGCGGTGAACGAGCCGGACAACCTGGAAGCCCGCCTGAATATGCTGTGGGCCTCCTACTATGGCGGCGCGTCCATCGCGCATTCCGGCACCCATCTGGTGCACGCCATGTCTTACCCGCTGGGCGGCAAGTACCACATCCCGCACGGGGTGGCGAACGCCATTCTGCTGGCGCCCTGCATGCGCTTTGTTCAGCACGCGGCGGCGGAAAAATTCGCACAGGCCTACGACCTGCTGCCGGATGCCGACCTGTCGCTGAACACCGAACAAAAAGCCCAGGCGCTGGTGGATTACTTCACTGCGCTGGTGAAACGGCTGAATTTGCCGTCTTCGCTGCAACAACTGGGGATCAGCCCGGACCACCTGCCGTATCTGGTGGAATCCGCACTGCAAGTGCAGCGGCTGATGAAAAATGTCCCGACCGCCGTTACGGCGGAAGACGTTCACGCCATTTATTCAACGTTGTTTTAA